A window of the Candidatus Tisiphia endosymbiont of Dascillus cervinus genome harbors these coding sequences:
- a CDS encoding MFS transporter — protein sequence MSKFVQPDGRIVYTQTSLTREQKQAVGLLSIGTFLEYFDLMLYVHMAAFLNELFFEPTDPHTASLMTAFAFCSTYVFRPIGALIFGWLGDNIGRKSTVIITTLMMAASCLVMANLPTYAQIGSLAAWIVTICRIAQGMSSMGEIVGAELYITETINPPAQYASVALIGAFSCLGGGIAALGIASLVTSYAFNWRAAFWLGAIVALIGSIARTTLRETPEFADAKRQLKKVFAQTNTDISTLESHPIWKEKVKKKTFIALLLIQCVTPVCFYFIYMHCGTILKTNFGYTTSEVIHHNFIVAIIQFLSVLTLAYLSYKIYPLVILKIILIIFSIFVLFCPYWLNNLHSPYELFLIQSIVTLFAQCEAPADPIFYKSFPVFKRFTSITVIFALSRAFMYVITSFGFAYLTKYFGNWGLLIIMIPINIGFAFGLLHFEKLEKKSKNYFQPKIDLAAKAG from the coding sequence ATGAGCAAATTTGTACAACCAGATGGCAGGATTGTCTATACCCAAACCAGTCTAACGAGAGAACAAAAACAAGCTGTTGGGTTGCTGTCGATTGGGACATTCCTAGAATATTTTGACTTGATGTTATATGTTCATATGGCGGCTTTTCTTAATGAGTTATTTTTTGAACCTACTGATCCTCACACAGCCTCTTTAATGACGGCTTTTGCCTTTTGTTCAACTTACGTTTTCCGACCTATTGGTGCGTTAATATTTGGTTGGTTAGGCGATAATATAGGACGTAAGTCAACAGTGATCATCACAACTCTTATGATGGCTGCATCATGTCTTGTCATGGCTAACCTGCCCACTTATGCTCAAATAGGCAGCTTGGCAGCTTGGATAGTAACCATCTGCCGTATTGCTCAAGGCATGTCTTCTATGGGAGAGATAGTAGGGGCAGAACTATATATAACTGAAACAATCAATCCACCAGCCCAATATGCAAGTGTGGCATTGATAGGAGCTTTCTCTTGTCTAGGGGGGGGGATAGCTGCTTTAGGAATTGCTTCATTGGTTACTTCTTATGCTTTTAACTGGCGTGCAGCATTTTGGCTAGGTGCAATAGTGGCATTAATCGGTTCTATTGCTAGAACAACACTACGAGAAACACCAGAATTTGCTGATGCCAAACGTCAACTAAAAAAAGTTTTTGCACAAACTAATACAGATATCAGTACTTTAGAAAGCCATCCTATTTGGAAAGAAAAAGTTAAGAAAAAAACATTTATAGCCCTCCTTTTGATACAATGTGTCACACCAGTATGTTTTTATTTTATCTATATGCATTGTGGCACTATTCTCAAGACCAATTTTGGTTATACAACATCTGAGGTTATTCATCATAATTTTATTGTTGCTATAATACAGTTTTTAAGTGTGTTAACATTAGCTTACTTAAGTTATAAAATTTATCCATTAGTAATCCTGAAAATTATACTGATAATATTTTCTATTTTTGTTTTATTTTGTCCATATTGGCTGAATAATCTTCATTCTCCTTATGAGTTATTTTTGATTCAGTCCATTGTTACTTTGTTTGCCCAATGTGAGGCACCTGCTGATCCCATTTTTTATAAAAGTTTTCCTGTTTTTAAACGTTTTACTAGTATTACCGTCATATTTGCTCTATCTCGAGCTTTTATGTATGTTATTACCTCTTTTGGTTTTGCCTACCTTACTAAATATTTTGGCAATTGGGGGTTATTGATTATTATGATCCCTATAAATATAGGATTCGCATTTGGGTTATTACATTTTGAAAAGTTGGAGAAGAAGAGCAAAAATTATTTTCAACCAAAAATTGATTTGGCAGCAAAGGCTGGATAA